AGCTTAATCTAAAAACGATTGCCGAGTCGCGTTCTTCGGGCACCGTGCTGCCGCTGTGGGACAGCCGCCGCACGGCAGAGGTTGTGTCCCAATCCGAAGTGGTGACATTATGAACACATCCTCGTCCTCAATCATCGTGCGCAACACTCGCGCGGAGGATTTTCCCGGCATTATTGCCATGACGCATGAAGTCTATTCCAGCAGCGTGCCGTGGTCGCCAACGCAACTGGCCTCGCATTTGAATGTGTTTCCGGAGGGGCAATTTGTTGCGGTGGAAACGGACTCACAACGCGTGGTCGGCATGGCGGCAAGCCTGATCGTGTGGTGGAATGATTATGACATGCGCGCGAATTGGCGTGATTTCACCGATCACGGCATGTTCACCAATCATGATCTGGAAAAAGGCCGTACGCTGTACGGCGCGGAAGTGATGGTTCATCCGGCGATGCAAGGCCGCGGCGTCGGCAAACAGCTTTATCAAGCGCGGCGCGAGCTGGTCGAGCGTCTCGGGTTATTGCGTATTCGTGCGGGCGCGCGGCTGCGAGGCTATCATCGCCACGCCGCGCATATGGGGCCGGAAGAGTATGTCATCAAAGTTGTCAAAGGTGAATTGGGCGATCCGACGCTTTCGTTTCAACTCAAACGCGGCTTTTGTGTGCTTGCGGTGGTATCCGATTATTTGCGCCACGATCCGGAAAGCCTGGGCCATGCTGCGGTGATCGAGTGGATCAACGAAGCCATCGCCCAACCGGAAGATTATGCCGGCCGGGATCCTCGATTTCTTTGTCAAAGCCGGTTCAATTGACCGGCGCTGCGACCTCGATCTTGGCCTGATGCACCTTGCCGCGGCGCACACGCTGAATCGTGACCCGCAGCGGGCCAAGCATTTGCGTACAGCCAGGACAAAGCGACTGCGCCGTGTTCGCAGCAAACCATTGCGCCAGAGTTTGGGAGGCGGCCGTTTCACCGCAAACCACGCCAACTTTTTCGGAGATCAACTTCATATTGACGTCTCCGCCGGCTTTCCAGCTTTGCGCGCCAACTTGAATGATCTCTGTCGAACTCAAATCGAATTCGTCTTCAATGTCGCCCACGATTTCCTCAACCACGTCTTCCAGCGTAACCATGCCGATAACGCGGCCGTCGGTATTCTTGACCAGCGCCAAATGATGGCGCTTGGCAATAAAAAGCTTCAACATGGTATTGAGATTGGCGTCGGCCCGTACATGCAAAATCGGGCGAATGAGCGCTTCCAGTTTCAGCGCTTTGAAATCGAACGCAAACGTTGCCATTTCCTTGAAATTGATGTAGCCGATAATATCGTCGACGGATTCAGTCTCACTGATCGGATAACGGGTGTGGAAATTATTCTTGGCAATCTCAAAATTGGCTTCCACCGGCAGGTTGGCGCTCAAGCACACAATCCACTCCCGCGGAATCATCACCGCCTGCACTTTTGTTTCGTGAAACTTGACGGCATTGAGAATAATGTTTTCCTGCTCGGCTTCGATGAGGTTCTTGGTTTTGGCGACGCGCGCCAGCGTTTGCAGGTCGGCGATGCTCAAACCGGATTCCTCGCCCTTGCCCTTGAGCAAACTGGAAACGAACTCCGTGAGAAAAATAATCGGCTGCAAAATTGTGATGCTGAAGCGCAACACCGGCGCGATCACTGGCGCCAGCCGTTCATTGAACGTTACACCCAGCACTTTGGGAATGATCTCCGTGCCGAACAGGATGACGAAGGTAAACATGGTGGAGAACAACCATAACCACTCGTCGCCATAAATTTCGTCGAAAGCGCCACCCGCAATTGTCGCGCCGCCGGTATGCGCAACGGTATTGAGAATCAGAATGGCTGCGATGGGCCGGCCGACATTCTGCTTCATCGCGAGCCAGGAAGACGCGAACGGGCGGCCTTGTTGCCTCAACATTTCAAGCCGGATGGGATTCAGGCTCAACAACACAGCCTCCGCCAGCGAACATAGAAACGAAACCACGATGGCGATCAAACTGCTTGCCAGAAATATGATCATAGAAAGCACGTCCTTGTTTTATTCAACGGAATAGTTAGCGGAGTGGCGGCCGTCTGCACATGTGGCCCCGCTGATTCGGAGGTGGGATATCAAACCTTCAATTCTCGCGGGATTTACGCAAGCGCAACCGCAGCCACAGTACATCCGCGGCCAATGGCCCATCGCAACAACTGCGTGAGATCCGGCCGGGCCGCCGCAGAAGTAACTTCCAAAATCTTTTCGACTTTTGCAACACAGCAATTGCCAGCTCATCCCTAAACGACACAGGTGAAGACATGCCACGTCCCAAGCTTCAGCTCTACACCAAAATCCTATTGGGTTTCATCTTTGGTATACTTGTGGGCCTGCTCGCCAACCAAATCGGACAGGCCGCCTTTTTTAGCGCTTACATCAAGCCTTTCGGCACGGCATTCATTCGTCTGATCAGCATGGTGGTGATCCCGCTCGTATTTGCCTCTTTGGTGGTAGGAACCGGGAATCTCTCCGACATTCGCCGGCTTGGGCGTATGGGCGTCAAAACATTCTTTTATTACTTGTTCACCACGGCTATTGCAATCATTATCGGCTTGCTGTTGGCGAATGTCATTCAGCCCGGACGCGGCCTGCCCGCCGAAACCAAGGAGCAGTTGCTCGCCAATTATCAGGCGGAAGCCAGCACCAAGATCGAACAAGCCCTGCAAAAGCCCAGTGTGGTTGATGTGCTGCTCGACATCATCCCCACCAATCCAATGCGCGCGTTCGTGGAAGCGGAGATGCTGCAAGTCATTTTTTTTGCGTTGGCCTTCGGCATCGTGCTCACTTTGCTGCCGCGGGAAAAATCGCAGCCGGTGCTGGCCTTTTTTGACGGCATAAACGAAGCCATGTTGAAACTGGTTATGATCATCATGGAAATTGCGCCCTATGGCGTGTTTGCGCTGATTGCCGCCATGATTGCCGAATTCGGCCTGAGCATCATCGTCACGCTGGCGAAATATTCCATCGTGGTTATGCTGGGGCTGCTGCTTCATGCCAGCATTACTTATCCTGCATTGCTCAAGACGTTTACAAAATTTTCGATTCAGAAATTTTTTCGCGGCATTCGTCCGGCGCAACTCATTGCCTTCAGCTCAAGCTCAAGCTCAGCTACGCTGCCGGTAACCATGGAGTGTGTTGAAGAAAATTTGGGCGTGTCGAAAACCGTCGCAGGGTTTGTATTGCCCTTGGGCGCGACGATAAACATGGATGGCACGGCATTGTATCAGGGCGTGGCCGCGGTATTCATAGCACAGGTATTCGGTATGCAACTTTCCTTAGCGCAACAAGCGCTGATCGTTCTTACCGCAACCCTGGCTTCGGTGGGCGCAGCTGGCGTTCCCGGAGTCGGCATGATTACGCTGGCGCTCGTTCTCAAAACCGTGGGCGTGCCGCTCGAAGGCATCGCGCTCATTCTCGGGGTTGACCGCCTGCTCGACATGTGCCGCACGGTGGTAAACGTCACCGGCGATGCGTCATGCGCCACGGTAGTGGCGGCGACGGAGGGGGAAATACTAAAATAAAACCAATAGACGTGTACGCGCAAAATTATGGCAACGGCGAGCATTCAGATACCCCTTTAAACCGCGAAGCGACACAAAAACAGTGTTGCTTCGCGATTATACCTCATGCAAGAATATCGCAGTGACCCGGGGACGTGCCTCAGCTCATCCCGCCCGGCTCTCCCGCGTTAAAAAACGTCCCAATTTATTGACGGAACTGCCGACTTTCTTGCGATCAGCAATACATTTTCATCATACCAACTTATATTGTTCACGTCGCGATAACTCTGCCCGATCACTTCCTGGAATTGCTGCAAGGCAGCATCGAACTCCTTCTTGCCGTATAACGAGAACGTCGAATAATGATGCTCCAGGGCGCGCGCCGTCAACTCCGACAAACTGCTGACGCGTTCATATCTATAAAATTCTATCGCTTCGAGTTGCAGGCCCGAGGTTCGCCACAGCCACTCTTCCAGCTCGTTCAATTCAAACAAGCGTGTCTCTTTCTCATTGAATGAAGGAAAGTGCATGCCCCAAATGTTGCGCCGGTTTTGGGTGCGCAACCGGGTGTAAATGAACAAATAGCCGCCGTCCTTGAGAACTCTCGCCGATTCATTCAAAAACTGCACAACTTTGAAGTGGTGCACGGCATTGAACGTTAAGATGCAATCCAAGGAAGCCGGTTCAAACGGAAGATGCCGAGCGTAAGCCTCCACCGTCTGAAAAGCGTGGATGCCGTGCCGCCGCAAATACGAGACGGCTTGTTGCAGCATGTTGCGATTGCCATCCACGCCGTAGAGATAAAGCGACTCGCCAAGATGTTCGAAGAGCTTTAAATCATACCGCCCTTGGCCGCAGCCGACGTCCGCGGCGCAGACTTTTGAAAACGTCTGCAAACGGCCCGCAATCGACGTGATTGGCGCCGCATCCGTCGTTCTCAGATTGCCATAACGTCCGGCAATTTTTGAAAAATGTTTCTGTGTTTTAATCATGATTCACCTCCGGGAATAGCATTGTTTTTTTGATGGGATCATTTTCCACCTCTAACACGCAAGCGATACATTTGACAATCAACTTGCCGTTCGAGCGATTCCTGCTTAACCTTCATCTGCCTCAAACATTTTTTGCTCGGAGGGTTTTGCAAGAATCATTCGGCGCCGGCATTTCTGTCGTTTACATTTACGCGGCCAGCGTTGAAAATTCAAAGGGCAAAGCAAAGCCGCGCCCGTTATCATAAGTTGCCAGGAGATAAACAGGCGAAGCGGTATTAATTGTTGATATAAATCAGGGAATGACTTTTAGGCGATTTGCGGAGGCGAAATATCGCTCAAGGAAAAGGTTTTAAAGAAATCGAAGATATTGCGTCCGTAGCGGAGCAGCAAAAACGTGGAGCTTAGAATGGCGGGGCAAACGCGGCGAACCTCATCGTGCCGCAGAAGTTGGGAGAGCCGTTGAACCCAATAGCGCAGGTTGAGCCGGAAACGCAGTTCGAAAATCAAAAAAGGAACGGTGCGCGCTCCGCGACAGAATCGCAAAAGTCTGTTGCAATACCCCACGTGCTGCCACAGCAAAAGCGCGACAACCACACCGGCTTTGCTGAACAGCAACATACCACAAGGCATGCACGCGGCCCAAAGGCTGTGTAAGAATAGGCTCAACATGTCGTGAATGATTAATCATATAAAATAACGCCGCAACACTATTCATTTTTTTTGCAGATACACATTTCATCATACAATGTCAAGCATTTCCGGCTGCTTCCACAATTTTTTTTCGCGAGCAAACGCCTGATGAAGCCATAAACACCCCCGGTGAAACGGCTGCTTGACTTTCGCCAAACTGGCTCGGGGGTGTGCATGCGCCTCGCAGGAGACGGCCTTCTCCGGTTTTCACACGATTAGAACGCTCGCTGATAAACGCCGCTTCCGGTACGGCTCTGCTTTTGAAAATGGCCATACAATATGCCTGCGCACTTTGACGGCAGGAACTCGGCAACATTTGATTTGTTTTCCTGTAAAAACGGATGTATTTTTATCAACGCGATTTTAGTCCACCCCTCAAGGCTCATCCGGAGTATTCATGAAACGCATGACAACCTCACGTCTCCTGTTACTTACCATGCTTGCCCTCGCCGGCCTGGCGCTGGGCGTTTACTTCATGCCAAAGATCAACCCCTATTTTGCGAGCCGGCTGGAAATTACGCGCAGCCAGGCGGCTGCTCTTGCCGACGAATGTTTACAGCGCAACCGTTTCGACGCCAGCAGTTTTTTTTGCGACGGCATTTTTGTATACGACGCTTCCGGTATCGAATATTTGATGGGCGAATTCGGCGTGCAGCCAATCATGGCGCTGGGACGCACCGGCAGTTTGCCGCTGTCCTTCTGGCAATTCGATTACTACCGCAACGTGCCCAAAGATCAGCAACGGGAAACTTATCAAGTGCGCATTTCTCCCGCAGGAAAACTGATCAGTTTCTACCATTTTTTACCGGATTCCGCCGCCGGCGATTCGCTTAGCAACGAGGCAGCTTTGCAGCGCGCACAAGCGGCCGTGAACAACTGGCCCGAAATTCGAGCAAGCGATTTCAAATTAGAACGGTCTGATCGTTTTGAAAAACCTCGACGCACGGATCACAAGCTAACGTTCGCGCGCCGGGACGCCGCCACTCTAAAAGAAGCAACAGAAGTGATCGAAGTCTCCCTCAGCGGCGCGGAATTGTCGGGGGTTGTGCGTTACGTGCGCGATCCACAGAATTTTTTGACAACCTCCGGCGTGGTGAGTTCGACCAACATTTTGCTCAACACCATTTCCGTCATCGTTTACCTCGTCTTGCTTTTCGGTTCGCTCGTTGCATTCTTGCGCAAATATCACGAAGGTGAGATCGGCGTCCGCACGGGATTATGGCTTGCGGGCCTCGTTTTCGTTGCCTTGCTCCTCTACGCCATCAATGGCTGGGATCGCATGGGGGTGGGCGTCGGTTTCGGCGCGGTCAGCCAGCTCTTCAGCAAGTTTATTCATCTGGGCGTCTCGACCGCCTTTGGTTATAATCTCATCGCGTTGATGGTGCTGGCCGGCTGGACGGTCGGCGAACAAACGTTGCGCACGGAAACACCGCGCCTGCTCTCCGGCATCGACAGCGTTTTCAATCACAAATGGACGAGTAAAAACGCCGGACGGGAATTGCCGATCGGTTTCACGTTCGGGTTGGTCGTTTTCGGTTTGGTGCAGGGCATCATTTTCTTGCTGGTTAAACATCTCGGCGTGTTGCCGCGCTTGAGCACGGGCAGCGGCGCGCTTTTCGATCACTCGCTCCCGGCCTTCGGCGTGATGGTCAACATGCTGCTGGCGGCGCTCTTTGGCGAAATTGTGTTTTGACTCCTGCTCATTTCGTGGCTGCGCCGGGCGCTCAAATCAACGGGCGGGGCGATCCTTGTTGCGGCGGTGTTGGAGGGATTTTTTCAGATCTTTTTTACAGATACCTACAGTTTACGGCCGGCTTACTTTTTGTTGATTCCGACAATCGCAACGGGTTTGCTGCAGGGTTTCATTTTTTGGCGATATGGTTTGCTGGCCTCCATGACTTCGGCCGCGGTGTTGGCGGCGTTGAATGCCATTGGCCCGTTGCTCGACAGCACGGCGCCATTTTTTGAAGCAAACGCATTCGCCTGCATTGGTTTGCTGGCGGGTATCCTCGTCGTGGGCGTGATGGGCGCCGTCCGCGGCAAAGAATTCGAATACACACCGGAAGATGAGCCGGCCCACATTCGCCGCATCAAAGAACGCGTGCGCCTGCAAAAAGAGCTGGAGATCGCGCATCGTGTGCAACTGGGATTGCTGCCGAAAAATCAGCCCAAAGTCGCGGGATTCGACATTGCCGGCGTATGCGTACCGGCGCTTGAAGTGGGCGGAGATTATTTTGATTTCGTCGAGTTGCACGACGGCAATCTCGGCATTGCCGTCGGGGATGTTTCCGGCAAAGGCATACCTGCCGCGATCTATATGACGTTGACAAAAGGCATTCTGCAATCACACGCCGGCGAGGAAAGCTCTCCGAAACAAGTATTGAGCAAGGTCAACAACTTGATGTATCGCACCATCGAGCGCAATTGGTACGTCAGTATGTTCTATGCGGTATTGGACAGCCGGCAGCGCGCCTTGCGTTTCGCCCGCGCCGGACACAATCCCGGCATTGTTTTTCGCAGCGGTGAGAGCCACGCGCGGCTTTTGCAGACTGCCGGTATCGGACTGGGACTCGATTCCGGCGACGTGTTCACGCGCACGCTGGTGGAAGGCGAATTGCAAATGACGCCGGGCGATACACTCGTGCTTTATACCGACGGATTCACCGAAGCCATGAACAGCCGGCAAGAAGAATTCGGCGAACAAAGATTCCTGGAATTGCTGCAACGATACAAGAACAGCTCTGCGCAGGAATTGGTTCGTTATATTTTCAACGAGGTGAGGGAATTTGTAGGAGATCATCCTCAGCACGATGATATGACACTCGTTATTTTGAAGACGACTTGACGGGCCGATGTAGAGCATAACAATACCGCTGCTTATTCCCTCGAGAAAACTCAAACGATTCGTATGCCGGTTTTGAGATTCTCTGCAACAAACGCTTGTCTTCGGTGAAATGCTCGGAACTTAAAGGGCTTGCCCTCTGTGCTGTTTCTTGGAAAAACCTGAAATACCCACCATCGAAGTGCTTGGGGGGGAATCGTGATTCTGTAACGTTCCCCCGATCCGCATTCCTCCTCCAACACTCCGCCTGCGCTGTCGCGACCGCGAGAGGCACGGCAAATGAAGGCCAATCGAACTCAACGTTTACGACAGTATTCGAGGCTCTTCTCCATCACACGCGGCAGGCTTGCGTCACTGGCCGGAAAGTTTTTACGCCATCAGAGTTGTGGCTTGCAATGTGTTCAAAACTTTCGCAAATTGCCGGCCGATGAATGCAAAAAACAAGTTGGCATCTGATAGACCATGAATTCACGCGAAGGGAGCAAGCCCAATGACACGATTGATCGGGAGATTGGCGATTGCCGTCGCTTTATTAGTGGCAACACCGTTCCTGCATGCCCAAACCCAGCCCTCTTCCTCGCCGCTGACGCTTGAAGATTTGCAGCGCCAACTGCAAGAATTGCAGCAGGCGCATGCTGACGAACTTGATGATTTGCGCGCGCAAATCGAAGAATTAGAACAACGGCTCGCCGAAGCTGCACAAAAAACCGCGACGGTGCAGCCGCAATCGGCAAATGTTTTTAATCCCCGTGTCACAGCCTTCGGAAATTTTATCGGCCGCTTCGACAATCAACAAATTGCACTGGCAGAAGGCGCAAGGATTGATGATCGCTTCAATCTGCGCGAGGTGGAAATCGATTTGCGTGCTGCTATCGACCCCTGGGCGGACGGCTTTTTGATTGTTGCGGTCGAGTCCGAAATACCCAATGAATTCGTCACCGGCATTGAGGAGGGTTATCTTGTGCTCAAAAAATTACCCTTGCTCAATACCGCCCCTCTTGGTTTAAAATTGAAGGCCGGCCGCTATCGCCCGGAGTTCGGACGATTCAACAAGATTCACTTGCACGACTTGCCGCACACTTCTTATCCTCGCGCCTTGCAAACATTTCTTGGTGAAGAGGGTTTCCTGCAAAATGGGCTGTCGGCGCAATTCTTTCTGCCTTCGCCGGGCGCTTCCAACACGCTCGAAGCCACAATTGATGTGCTCAATGGCGGCAATATTCCGATTGCCGCTGAAAACGCGGCCGATCATCTCGCCGGACTCGCGCATGTGAAATGGTTCTGGGATCTCGCCTCCGGCCATGATCTCGAACTGGGCGCAAGCGGATATTGGGGTAAAGCCGAGGGCGAAGACGGCTTGCGCAGCAAACTTTACGGAGTCGATCTCACCTACAAATGGCGACCCAAAACCCACGGTGAATGGCATTCGTTTCTGATTGGCGGAGAGCTTTATTGGACCTCAATCAACGTGCCCGATGATTCGCAGCCGCAACGCCGGCCGTTGGGCTTTTATGCCTGGTCGCAATATCAATTCAACCGCCGTACTTATTTGGGCGTGCGCGCTGAAATGACGGAGGCGTTAACCGGCGCGAAGCTGCAGACGCAAGCCTATGCGGCATTCCTGAGTTATTATACCACCGAGTTTCTGCGGCTGCGCCTCGGCTTTGAGCATGTTGAGAGCGAGGTTGCGTACGATGGTTTGAACTCAGCATTTCTTGAAATCAATTTTGTGTTTGGCTCGCATCCGACCGAACCTTATTGGGTAAATCGTTGACGGCAACGATGATCCTCACCGTCTTGCGGAGGCTCGCATGAGATACCTGAATAAGCATTGCTTGATGATTTTGATAGTCTTCTTCATCAGTCCGATAAACATTGAAAAAGTTAATGCTGCCCCCAACGGCAAACTGAAAGTCGTCACAACCCTGCCGGTATTAAAAAATCTTGCGGAAGAGATTGGCGGAGACAAGGTGCAAGTCGAGGCGTTGGCTGATCCGCATGAAGATCCGCATTTTGTGCAACCGCGACCGACGTTGATGAAACGCGGCCGCGAGGCAGACGCATTTATCGAAATCGGCCTGCAACTTGAATTGTGGACGGAGAACTTGATCAACGGTTCCGGCAATCTCAAAATCCAAAAAGGCCAGCCGGGTTTGATTATTGCATCGACAAACGTACCGACGCTCGAATTGCCGCAGTCGCTGTCGCGCGAATGGGGCGATGTGCATCCCTACGGCAATCCGCACATTTGGCTGGACCCCATCAACGCCAAGCAAATCACGGAGAACATTGCCAACGGTTTCAAGGCCATTGATCAAGCCAACGCGGCTTATTACGAGCAACGCCTGGCGGCATTCCATCATAAAATTGACGACGCGCTTTTTGGCGCCGATTTGGTGCGTGAGATTGGCGGCAGCAAACTCACCCGCCTGGCGCGGCAGGGCAAATTGCTCGAGTATTTAAAAACCCGCAACCTCGACGACAAGCTGGGCGGTTGGCTGAAAAAAGCGGAGCCCCTGGCCGGCCTGAAAATCATCTCCTATCACAAAACCTGGGTTTATTTCGCGCACCGGTTCGGTTTCATCATCCCGCTCGAACTTGAAGAAAAGCCGGGCATTGAGCCTTCGGCGCGCCATCGCGATCGCGTGATCGAAACCATGAAAGCGCAAAACATCAAAACAATTTTGGTTGAACAGTTTTACAAACGAACTGCCGCGGATTATATCGCCGAGCAAACCGGCGCCCGCGTGGTGGTGGTACCCATTGATGTCGGCTCAAACGCGAGTACACCAACCTACTTCGATCTCATCGATTATCTGATTGTGAGCCTGCTGCCATGATTGCGGATTTTTTTCGCACGATGACCTACCCGATGCTGGCGTGTTTGCTGCTGGCCGGTATTCATGTTTATCTCGGCATCCACGTGCTCGCACGCAAAGTCATTTTTGTCGATCTCGCGCTGGCGCAAATCGCCGCGCTGGGCGCGGTGTATGGCGTTTTGCTGGGCTACGATCTCGATGCCGACCAATGGAGCATCAAGTTTTTTTCACTGCTGTTTGCATCCATCGGCGCATTCATCTTCTCGCTTACCCGCATGCGCCACGAGCGTGTGCCGCAAGAAGCCATCATCGGCATCACGTATGCCGTCGCGCTTGCAACAACGATTTTGATGACGGCCAGGCTGGCGCACGGCGCCGAACAAGTTGAAACCTTGTTGGCCGGGAGCATTCTCTGGGTGCGCGGATCGAACATCGCCGCAACGGCAGCGCTGTATGCGGCCATCGGCATTTTTCATTATAAATTTCGTCAGAATTTTTTACTCATTTCACAAGACCCGCTGCGCGCCGAAGCCGAGGGCATTTCCGTGCGCGGATGGGATTTTTTGTTTTACTTCACATTTGGTTTCGTCGTCACCAGCTCCGTGGCGATTGCCGGCGTGCTGCTCGTCTTCTGCTTCTTGGTGATTCCCGCGGTGATTGCCGTGCTGTTTGCCGATCGCATCAGCACGCGTCTGGCCATCGGCTGGGCGGTGGGCGCGATCGTAAGCTTGCTCGGTGTAATCATCTCGTACACCTCGGACCTGCCCTCCGGCCCCACCATCGTCGTTTGCTTCGCGATATTCTTAATTGCGAGCGGCGTCTTGTGGTATCTTCTGCATGCCTCCCAAAAAGCTGTGGCAATCATGCGCGTCTTGGCAGGAAGCCTGGCATTCGTGGCATTCTTCGGCCTGACCTCCTTGTTCGAGAAAAAAAACGATTCCGATCCGTTCAGGTTGTTGTCCAGCTCCCTTAAAAATGAGCGGCTCATCGGCCTACGCTTGTTGACAGATGATTCCACGGCTACCTCCGAAACTCTCGCGAAAATTTTGCCGCTGTTATCTGATCCGGAATCCGAAATTCGCAGCCAGGCGTTACGCGTCGTGATCAACCATAAAATTTCGGCAGCTTTGCCTGAAGTTCTCGCACGGCTTTCTGATCCGGAAGATTTGGTGCGCGAAGACGCCGTGCGCGCCATAAAAATCCTGGGCAATGCCGGCGTCACACCGCAACTGCTCGCAGCCGCAGCAAAAGAAGAAGATGAGTATATTCGGGTTGAATTAGCGGAAGCCGCGCTCGAATTCGGCGAAGCCCGCGGGCTGGAGATATTGATCGATATTATGGATCACGGCGAAGCCAGCGACGTGCGCAAAGACGCCCACGAACATCTTATTGCGCATGCAAAAATAGATTATGTCTTTCCCGCCGAAACGCCTGCAGTATTGAATGATCAGGCCATTGCGCCGTTTCGCCAATGGTGGGAGACGCATCAACATGGTCTGACGTGGGATCCGCAAACAAAAATATTCACGCCCTAATCTCGTCGCGCGGCGGCAACTCTCATGAATATGTCGTGGATCATCGACCATCAAGATCTGAATGGTGAGAAAAATTG
This is a stretch of genomic DNA from Cytophagia bacterium CHB2. It encodes these proteins:
- a CDS encoding GNAT family N-acetyltransferase — translated: MNTSSSSIIVRNTRAEDFPGIIAMTHEVYSSSVPWSPTQLASHLNVFPEGQFVAVETDSQRVVGMAASLIVWWNDYDMRANWRDFTDHGMFTNHDLEKGRTLYGAEVMVHPAMQGRGVGKQLYQARRELVERLGLLRIRAGARLRGYHRHAAHMGPEEYVIKVVKGELGDPTLSFQLKRGFCVLAVVSDYLRHDPESLGHAAVIEWINEAIAQPEDYAGRDPRFLCQSRFN
- a CDS encoding HlyC/CorC family transporter, which encodes MIIFLASSLIAIVVSFLCSLAEAVLLSLNPIRLEMLRQQGRPFASSWLAMKQNVGRPIAAILILNTVAHTGGATIAGGAFDEIYGDEWLWLFSTMFTFVILFGTEIIPKVLGVTFNERLAPVIAPVLRFSITILQPIIFLTEFVSSLLKGKGEESGLSIADLQTLARVAKTKNLIEAEQENIILNAVKFHETKVQAVMIPREWIVCLSANLPVEANFEIAKNNFHTRYPISETESVDDIIGYINFKEMATFAFDFKALKLEALIRPILHVRADANLNTMLKLFIAKRHHLALVKNTDGRVIGMVTLEDVVEEIVGDIEDEFDLSSTEIIQVGAQSWKAGGDVNMKLISEKVGVVCGETAASQTLAQWFAANTAQSLCPGCTQMLGPLRVTIQRVRRGKVHQAKIEVAAPVN
- a CDS encoding dicarboxylate/amino acid:cation symporter, giving the protein MPRPKLQLYTKILLGFIFGILVGLLANQIGQAAFFSAYIKPFGTAFIRLISMVVIPLVFASLVVGTGNLSDIRRLGRMGVKTFFYYLFTTAIAIIIGLLLANVIQPGRGLPAETKEQLLANYQAEASTKIEQALQKPSVVDVLLDIIPTNPMRAFVEAEMLQVIFFALAFGIVLTLLPREKSQPVLAFFDGINEAMLKLVMIIMEIAPYGVFALIAAMIAEFGLSIIVTLAKYSIVVMLGLLLHASITYPALLKTFTKFSIQKFFRGIRPAQLIAFSSSSSSATLPVTMECVEENLGVSKTVAGFVLPLGATINMDGTALYQGVAAVFIAQVFGMQLSLAQQALIVLTATLASVGAAGVPGVGMITLALVLKTVGVPLEGIALILGVDRLLDMCRTVVNVTGDASCATVVAATEGEILK
- a CDS encoding class I SAM-dependent methyltransferase, translating into MIKTQKHFSKIAGRYGNLRTTDAAPITSIAGRLQTFSKVCAADVGCGQGRYDLKLFEHLGESLYLYGVDGNRNMLQQAVSYLRRHGIHAFQTVEAYARHLPFEPASLDCILTFNAVHHFKVVQFLNESARVLKDGGYLFIYTRLRTQNRRNIWGMHFPSFNEKETRLFELNELEEWLWRTSGLQLEAIEFYRYERVSSLSELTARALEHHYSTFSLYGKKEFDAALQQFQEVIGQSYRDVNNISWYDENVLLIARKSAVPSINWDVF
- a CDS encoding zinc ABC transporter substrate-binding protein, encoding MRYLNKHCLMILIVFFISPINIEKVNAAPNGKLKVVTTLPVLKNLAEEIGGDKVQVEALADPHEDPHFVQPRPTLMKRGREADAFIEIGLQLELWTENLINGSGNLKIQKGQPGLIIASTNVPTLELPQSLSREWGDVHPYGNPHIWLDPINAKQITENIANGFKAIDQANAAYYEQRLAAFHHKIDDALFGADLVREIGGSKLTRLARQGKLLEYLKTRNLDDKLGGWLKKAEPLAGLKIISYHKTWVYFAHRFGFIIPLELEEKPGIEPSARHRDRVIETMKAQNIKTILVEQFYKRTAADYIAEQTGARVVVVPIDVGSNASTPTYFDLIDYLIVSLLP